A stretch of Episyrphus balteatus chromosome 2, idEpiBalt1.1, whole genome shotgun sequence DNA encodes these proteins:
- the LOC129910094 gene encoding uncharacterized protein LOC129910094, which produces MDETRNSVKDPTEVKNALAKYLELFTSHSNFFKFFIAQNGVLEWFGRSIKGNTKIHDYLRYEVCSQYDHLFFENAEPCEPFECKSTHMETKSLPTQSDKNLNNSSFDLEKTNSIEEDVSMSTDVVEFTTTKDRRGSITPPSSAKRVKLDQDLNRSISPPMLNVEDYFDKKETNVKLIVPRSSRNCFETPDSTYVSTAATTSSQVQYSELKYFEAIGILRSCLQPEHKNFRLSSTLNANGSWDRETKIQISYRIRLDDNDVQFALIIYKNLHSYSALSKRNLMSEFDEVATHKRLAAEENKNGSTSSTKTTTTNSQKEKRKIGRRLRLF; this is translated from the exons ATGGATGAAACAAGAAATTCAGTAAAAG atCCAACAGAAGTTAAAAATGCTTTGGCCAAATATTTGGAGCTCTTCACATCTCATAGtaatttctttaagtttttcatcGCACAAAATGGTGTACTTGAATGGTTTGGAAGAAGCATCAAAGGAAATACTAAAATTCATGACtatttgag GTACGAAGTATGTTCGCAGTATGATCatctcttttttgaaaatgctgAACCATGCGAACCTTTTGAATGTAAATCTACACATATGGAAAC AAAATCCTTACCAACTCAAagtgataaaaatttaaataacagtTCATTTGATCTCGAAAAAACCAACTCAATTGAAGAGGATGTATCAATGTCTACGGATGTTGTAgaatttacaacaacaaaagatCGCCGTGGATCTATAACTCCACCATCAAGTGCAAAACGAGTTAAGCTCGATCAAGATCTTAATCGAAGCATTTCACCGCCAATGCTAAATGTAGAAgattatttcgataaaaaagAAACTAATGTTAAATTAATTGTTCCTCGATCATCACGAAATTGTTTTGAAACTCCTGACTCAACATACGTTTCAACTGCAGCAACTACATCTTCCCAAGTCCAATACAGCGAATTAAAGTATTTCGAAGCAATTGGAATTCTTAGATCTTGTTTACAACCTGAACACAAGAATTTCCGTCTGTCTAGCACTTTAAATGCAAATGGAAGCTGGGATCgtgaaacaaaaatacaaatttcttatAGAATTCGATTAGATGATAATGATGTTCAATTTGcattaataatttataaaaatctacatTCATATAGTGCATTGTCAAAAAGAAATCTCATGTCGGAATTTGATGAAGTTGCTACACATAAAAGACTGGCTgctgaagaaaataaaaatggttcTACTAGTTCTAcaaaaactacaacaacaaactcACAGAAGGAGAAGCGGAAAATCGGACGTAGATTAAgacttttttaa